The Deinococcus wulumuqiensis R12 genome has a window encoding:
- a CDS encoding serine protein kinase RIO: MSAHHDQDWDADTEQKLRRKSTKPQGRRKLADLTGEDPSDVADDTIRRLLDLGHLTEVVCELKSGKEATAYLAQTARGPALLKIYRDFAARSFKNDAIYREGQVVLDQRAQRAMASRSRKGLEMLQFDWVMAEYAHLWQLWQAGLSVPEPLVGPNVKTYAETVPAVLMRLIGTEEQPAPRLSDVKLTPEEAQSAWQQSVAGMADLLRLGYAHGDYSTYNLLWWENTVTIIDFPQLTTRTNPNFTDLLRRDAQSLATSFRKHGIHESAEGTLREVQRRALGPAPEPRVLLP; encoded by the coding sequence ATGAGCGCCCACCACGACCAGGATTGGGACGCCGACACCGAGCAAAAGCTCAGGCGCAAGTCCACGAAGCCGCAGGGACGCCGCAAACTCGCTGACCTGACGGGCGAGGACCCTAGCGACGTTGCCGACGACACCATCCGCCGCCTGCTGGACCTCGGGCACCTGACCGAAGTGGTGTGTGAGCTGAAAAGCGGCAAGGAAGCCACCGCCTACCTCGCCCAGACCGCCCGTGGCCCCGCGCTGCTCAAGATCTACCGCGACTTTGCCGCCCGGTCCTTCAAGAACGACGCGATTTACCGGGAAGGCCAGGTCGTCCTCGACCAGCGGGCACAGCGGGCGATGGCAAGCCGCAGCCGCAAGGGCCTGGAGATGCTCCAGTTCGACTGGGTGATGGCCGAGTACGCGCATCTGTGGCAGCTGTGGCAAGCCGGGCTGAGTGTCCCCGAACCGCTGGTCGGCCCCAACGTCAAGACCTACGCCGAAACCGTGCCCGCCGTGCTGATGCGCCTGATCGGCACCGAGGAGCAGCCCGCCCCGCGCCTGAGCGACGTGAAGCTCACGCCCGAAGAAGCGCAGAGCGCCTGGCAGCAGAGCGTGGCGGGCATGGCCGACCTGCTGCGGCTGGGCTACGCGCACGGCGACTACAGCACCTACAACCTTCTCTGGTGGGAGAACACCGTGACCATCATCGACTTTCCCCAATTGACCACCCGCACCAACCCCAACTTCACCGACCTGCTGCGCCGCGACGCACAGAGCCTGGCGACCAGCTTTCGCAAGCACGGCATCCACGAAAGCGCCGAGGGCACCCTGCGCGAAGTGCAGCGCCGCGCCCTGGGTCCGGCGCCCGAGCCGCGCGTGCTGCTGCCCTAA
- the trmH gene encoding tRNA (guanosine(18)-2'-O)-methyltransferase TrmH: MAPTPERYAKIRRVLSRRQPTLTVLMDEVNKPHNLSAIIRTCDAVGVLEAHAVPPRHGTLASFEGHTYEATSGSAHKWVRVHPHADAVGAVRELQGRGFQVLATHLSQRSVDYREPDYTKPTCVLLGAEKWGVSDEAADAADANIVIPMFGMVQSLNVSVAAATILFEAQRQRLAAGMYDAPQLSPEELDRLSFEWAYPDLAPGLRERGEAYPVLGEHGEWEGS; this comes from the coding sequence ATGGCCCCCACCCCCGAACGCTACGCCAAGATTCGCCGCGTGCTGAGCCGGCGCCAGCCCACCCTGACGGTCCTGATGGACGAGGTGAACAAGCCCCACAACCTCTCGGCCATCATCCGTACCTGCGACGCGGTGGGGGTGCTCGAAGCCCACGCGGTGCCGCCCAGACACGGCACGCTCGCCAGTTTCGAGGGCCACACCTACGAGGCGACCAGCGGCAGCGCCCACAAGTGGGTCAGGGTCCACCCCCACGCCGACGCGGTGGGCGCCGTGCGCGAGTTGCAGGGGCGGGGCTTTCAGGTGCTCGCCACCCACCTCTCGCAGCGCAGCGTGGATTACCGCGAACCCGACTACACCAAGCCCACCTGCGTGCTGCTCGGCGCCGAGAAGTGGGGGGTGTCCGACGAAGCCGCCGACGCCGCCGACGCCAACATCGTGATTCCGATGTTCGGGATGGTCCAGAGCCTCAACGTCTCGGTGGCCGCCGCGACCATCCTGTTCGAGGCGCAGCGGCAACGGCTGGCGGCGGGGATGTACGACGCGCCGCAGCTTTCGCCGGAGGAACTCGACCGCCTGAGCTTCGAGTGGGCCTACCCCGACCTCGCGCCCGGCCTGCGCGAACGCGGCGAGGCCTACCCGGTCCTCGGCGAGCACGGCGAGTGGGAAGGCTCGTAA
- a CDS encoding TerC family protein, with protein sequence MFGLEMPPLTPEFWAILGTLVLLEGLLSADNALVLAVMVRHLKGELQRKALAYGIGGAVVLRILGVLLASFILEYWWLRAFGAAYLAYLALSHFLKKKEDEHGEGGSKKQMGFWMTVVMLNLTDLAFSVDSILAGVALIPRGMPREQGLTIVVIGGIIGLILMRIAATVFLKVLNKYPAFDHVAYALVGWIAVKLGVETLEAAHEIYPSVPTFHLEPAVFWGVMAAIAIIGTFLATRNPAMSDAAAEDLAHRQGDDLMESDRDLGRR encoded by the coding sequence ATGTTCGGGCTGGAAATGCCCCCGCTGACCCCGGAATTCTGGGCCATTCTGGGCACGCTGGTGCTGCTCGAAGGCCTGCTTTCCGCCGACAATGCCCTGGTGCTCGCCGTGATGGTGAGGCACCTCAAGGGCGAGTTGCAGCGCAAGGCGCTCGCCTACGGCATCGGCGGCGCGGTGGTGCTGCGCATCCTGGGCGTGCTGCTCGCCAGCTTCATCCTGGAGTACTGGTGGCTGCGGGCCTTCGGTGCCGCCTACCTCGCCTACCTCGCTCTCAGCCACTTCCTCAAGAAAAAAGAAGACGAACACGGTGAAGGCGGCAGCAAGAAGCAAATGGGCTTCTGGATGACCGTGGTGATGCTCAACCTCACCGACCTCGCCTTCAGCGTGGACTCCATTCTGGCGGGCGTGGCGCTGATTCCGCGTGGCATGCCCCGTGAGCAGGGCCTGACCATCGTGGTGATCGGCGGCATCATCGGCCTGATTCTGATGCGAATCGCCGCCACGGTGTTCCTGAAGGTGCTCAACAAGTACCCCGCCTTCGACCATGTCGCCTACGCGCTGGTCGGCTGGATCGCCGTCAAGCTCGGCGTGGAGACGCTGGAAGCCGCGCACGAGATCTACCCCAGCGTGCCCACCTTTCACCTTGAGCCCGCCGTGTTCTGGGGCGTGATGGCCGCCATCGCCATCATCGGCACCTTCCTGGCGACCCGCAACCCCGCCATGTCCGACGCCGCCGCCGAGGACCTCGCCCACCGCCAGGGCGACGACCTTATGGAAAGCGACCGGGACCTCGGGCGCCGCTGA
- a CDS encoding 2,3-bisphosphoglycerate-independent phosphoglycerate mutase, whose protein sequence is MSDLLDTVRGLAKKTDSKILMVVLDGVGGLPLTPGTDTELGTARTPNLDALAQQSQLGLLELVGAGITPGSGPGHLSLFGYDPLKYVVGRGALSAVGIGVKLSSGDVAVRGNFATLGAGRLILDRRAGRPSDEKNVEIVAKLRAAIPEIDGVGVEIYTESEHRFVVVFRAPEGQPLGANISDVDPQVTGVEPGTATSGDPSSDRTAELVNTFVTRAEAALRDEPQVNGVLFRGYSDVPHFPSFEDAYQLKAACIASYPMYKGLASLVGMDVLPVEGHEDALDGKVKALRENWAKYDFFYFHVKKTDSTGEDGDFAEKVHKIEIFDELLPQLLELKPDVLAIVGDHSTPSKLKAHSWHPVPVLIHSDYGRRDAAQRYTEEEAARGSLGLRRGPDLMPLLMANALKLNKYGA, encoded by the coding sequence ATGAGTGACCTGCTCGATACCGTGCGCGGCCTGGCGAAAAAGACCGACAGCAAGATTCTGATGGTGGTGCTCGACGGTGTGGGCGGCCTGCCGCTGACCCCCGGCACCGACACCGAACTGGGCACGGCCCGCACGCCCAACCTCGACGCGCTGGCGCAGCAGTCGCAGCTCGGGCTGCTCGAACTCGTCGGCGCCGGGATTACGCCCGGCTCCGGCCCCGGCCACCTCAGCCTGTTCGGGTACGACCCGCTGAAGTACGTGGTGGGGCGCGGGGCGCTCTCGGCGGTGGGCATCGGCGTCAAGCTCAGCTCGGGCGACGTGGCGGTGCGCGGCAACTTCGCCACCCTGGGCGCGGGCCGCCTGATTCTGGACCGCCGCGCCGGACGCCCCAGCGACGAGAAGAACGTGGAAATCGTGGCGAAACTGCGTGCGGCCATTCCGGAGATTGACGGCGTGGGCGTGGAAATCTACACCGAGTCCGAGCACCGCTTCGTGGTCGTGTTCCGCGCCCCGGAAGGCCAGCCGCTCGGCGCCAACATCAGCGACGTGGACCCGCAGGTGACGGGTGTGGAACCGGGGACCGCCACCTCCGGTGACCCGTCGAGCGACCGGACCGCCGAGCTGGTGAATACCTTCGTGACCCGCGCCGAGGCCGCGCTCAGGGACGAACCGCAGGTCAACGGCGTGCTGTTTCGCGGCTACAGCGACGTGCCGCACTTCCCCAGCTTTGAGGACGCCTATCAGCTCAAGGCCGCCTGCATCGCGTCTTATCCGATGTACAAGGGCCTCGCCAGTCTGGTCGGCATGGACGTGCTGCCCGTCGAAGGCCACGAGGACGCGCTCGACGGTAAGGTGAAAGCCCTGCGCGAGAACTGGGCGAAGTACGACTTCTTCTACTTCCACGTCAAAAAGACCGATTCCACCGGCGAGGACGGTGACTTTGCCGAGAAGGTCCACAAAATCGAAATCTTCGACGAGCTGCTGCCCCAACTACTCGAACTGAAGCCCGACGTGCTCGCCATCGTGGGTGATCACTCCACGCCCAGCAAGCTGAAGGCGCATTCCTGGCATCCGGTGCCGGTGCTGATTCACAGCGACTATGGCCGCCGCGACGCCGCGCAGCGCTACACCGAGGAAGAAGCCGCCCGGGGCAGCCTGGGCCTGCGCCGTGGCCCCGACCTGATGCCGCTCCTGATGGCGAACGCCCTCAAGCTCAACAAGTACGGCGCCTGA
- a CDS encoding Panacea domain-containing protein produces the protein MPELQPAYPAEKVANRLLDLAARDGRLLTHMQLQKLVYFAHGLSLGLHGRRLIANNFHAWPHGPVAPQLYTRLEGYGAAPIDRPLPDPLPDVLLDEDAAEVIERTYAAYGHMDGWELRAISHLPGSPWATVDEQEKFGPIPDALTERYYREQLRVANTLPHMD, from the coding sequence ATGCCGGAACTGCAACCCGCCTACCCCGCCGAGAAGGTGGCCAACCGCCTGCTGGACCTCGCGGCGCGGGACGGGCGGCTGCTGACACACATGCAGCTGCAAAAGCTGGTGTATTTCGCGCATGGCCTGAGTCTGGGGCTACACGGGCGGCGGCTGATCGCCAACAACTTCCATGCCTGGCCGCATGGCCCGGTGGCCCCGCAGCTCTATACCCGGCTGGAGGGCTACGGCGCTGCGCCCATCGACCGCCCGCTGCCCGACCCCCTGCCCGACGTTTTGCTCGACGAGGACGCCGCCGAAGTCATCGAGCGCACCTACGCCGCCTACGGGCACATGGACGGCTGGGAGCTGCGGGCCATCAGCCACCTGCCCGGCTCGCCCTGGGCCACCGTGGACGAGCAGGAGAAGTTCGGGCCGATTCCCGACGCCCTGACCGAGCGCTACTACCGTGAGCAGCTCCGGGTCGCCAACACCCTGCCGCACATGGACTGA
- a CDS encoding MFS transporter, which produces MLWTRPLTMLPLLALLLLSELVRTGFVVSALPLTGPGLGLSPGVIGAMVSAHYLADGLGRGPMGLVTERWGLGRVLALGALTGLGLGLLTRFFPSAGWGVALSALWGLLFGALWPGVMNASHAFAHPGRVSRALAVSNLSVAPAILAGVLLVGPLMQTRPEQGWTLLLGAQGAALVLGALLWRLRVPAEAAGQDAGSVWRGWDRVAALLPAAFAQTLAPGLLVTLVFPLLERLGLRLPDLLWPGALAGLTFGLSLWLLGRVADRLHPRLALTPGLLALALVFGLAALTGPETVHGRLWGLAPLLGVGYGAFVAGWNGLVARTLPQDHRAAAWGTVMAVEALGYAAGPLLGGVAWQWAGPPGVLGLAALVFVLTEIYYLWPRRGQFTQGT; this is translated from the coding sequence GTGCTGTGGACCCGCCCGCTGACGATGCTGCCGCTGCTGGCCCTGCTGCTGCTCAGCGAACTGGTCCGCACCGGCTTCGTGGTGTCGGCGCTGCCGCTGACCGGGCCGGGCCTGGGCCTCTCGCCGGGCGTGATCGGCGCGATGGTCAGCGCCCACTACCTCGCCGACGGACTGGGGCGCGGGCCGATGGGTCTGGTCACCGAGCGCTGGGGCCTGGGCCGGGTGCTGGCCCTCGGTGCCCTGACCGGGCTGGGGCTGGGACTGCTCACCCGCTTTTTTCCCTCGGCGGGGTGGGGGGTGGCCCTGAGTGCGCTGTGGGGCCTGCTGTTCGGTGCCCTGTGGCCGGGGGTCATGAACGCTTCGCACGCCTTTGCCCACCCCGGGCGCGTGTCGCGGGCGCTGGCCGTGAGCAACCTCAGCGTGGCGCCCGCGATTCTGGCCGGGGTGCTGCTGGTCGGCCCGCTGATGCAGACGCGGCCAGAGCAGGGCTGGACGCTGCTGCTGGGGGCGCAGGGGGCGGCGCTGGTTCTGGGGGCGCTGCTGTGGCGGCTGCGGGTGCCTGCCGAAGCTGCCGGGCAGGATGCGGGCAGCGTGTGGCGCGGCTGGGACCGGGTGGCGGCGCTGCTGCCTGCCGCCTTTGCCCAGACGCTCGCGCCGGGGCTGCTGGTCACGCTGGTGTTTCCGCTGCTGGAGCGGCTGGGGCTGCGGCTGCCCGACCTGCTGTGGCCCGGGGCGCTGGCAGGACTGACCTTCGGCCTGTCGCTGTGGCTGCTGGGCCGGGTGGCCGACCGACTGCACCCCCGGCTGGCGCTCACGCCGGGGCTGCTGGCGCTGGCGCTGGTGTTCGGGCTGGCGGCGCTGACCGGGCCGGAGACGGTGCACGGGCGTCTGTGGGGACTGGCCCCGCTGCTGGGCGTCGGCTACGGCGCTTTCGTGGCGGGCTGGAACGGTCTGGTCGCCCGTACGCTGCCGCAGGACCACCGGGCGGCGGCCTGGGGCACGGTGATGGCGGTCGAAGCCCTGGGCTACGCGGCAGGCCCCCTCCTGGGCGGCGTCGCGTGGCAGTGGGCGGGGCCACCGGGCGTCCTGGGGCTGGCGGCGCTGGTGTTCGTGCTGACCGAGATCTACTACCTCTGGCCCCGGCGCGGGCAGTTCACACAGGGCACTTGA
- a CDS encoding VC0807 family protein, with the protein MSSAPSDAPVPAPKARGRIPKTVWDLVFTLVIPILILSPNVLGEGIGVASVLGGGTAGNVRAYLLAALIPVAYVLWDILVNRNVSPVALIGGAGALFSGALAFWYVDGFWYAIKDSARSYLVGLAFLVSAATSVPLFRVFLDAASIGEAPEDRALTNRALREPAVHRGMVAGTLVFALVDILGGVVNSVVNFQRVTAKFGTDAFNAQVAEVNAIMRVPGMAISFLGVFAAIYFVQKAVKARYGEGASIFEAADLARRVRQEDRAAGA; encoded by the coding sequence ATGAGTTCCGCCCCTTCCGACGCGCCGGTGCCCGCTCCCAAGGCCCGGGGCCGCATCCCCAAAACGGTCTGGGACCTGGTGTTTACCCTGGTCATTCCCATCCTGATCCTGAGTCCCAACGTGCTGGGCGAGGGCATCGGCGTCGCCAGCGTGCTCGGCGGCGGCACGGCGGGCAACGTGCGGGCGTACCTGCTCGCCGCGCTGATTCCGGTGGCGTACGTGCTGTGGGACATCCTGGTCAACCGCAACGTCAGTCCGGTGGCGCTCATCGGCGGGGCGGGGGCGCTGTTTTCGGGGGCGCTCGCCTTCTGGTACGTGGACGGCTTCTGGTACGCCATCAAGGACAGCGCCCGCTCGTATCTGGTCGGTCTGGCGTTTCTGGTCAGCGCGGCGACCTCGGTGCCGCTGTTCCGGGTCTTTCTGGACGCCGCCAGCATCGGGGAGGCCCCGGAAGACCGCGCCCTGACCAACCGGGCGCTGCGTGAACCCGCCGTTCACCGGGGCATGGTGGCGGGCACGCTGGTCTTCGCGCTGGTGGACATTCTGGGCGGCGTCGTCAACAGCGTGGTCAACTTTCAGCGCGTGACCGCCAAGTTCGGCACCGACGCCTTCAACGCGCAGGTGGCCGAGGTCAACGCGATCATGCGCGTTCCCGGCATGGCGATCAGTTTTCTGGGCGTGTTCGCCGCCATCTACTTCGTGCAAAAGGCCGTCAAAGCCCGCTACGGCGAGGGCGCGAGCATCTTCGAGGCCGCCGACCTCGCCCGCCGCGTGCGCCAGGAGGACCGGGCGGCAGGGGCCTGA
- a CDS encoding metallophosphoesterase family protein, translating into MTRIAVLADLHANLAATLAVHADVQRRGIGEMWVLGDLVGKGPRPREVLDWTREHAARVIQGNWDARVAGATHRPQDLWPRARLTPGQLQYLAELPYGIEEEFGGSWWRFVHASSRGLFHRLYPHSSLSEQLDAFLPNPALGLHEHADALVYADTHEALLLDVEGRPLINCGSVGNPLDSTLPSYLILEFSDTGPGYSASFVRLTYDRDEEIAAAEASDMPFIREYVTELLTGAYQKRRARLGE; encoded by the coding sequence ATGACCCGGATTGCCGTTCTCGCCGACCTGCACGCCAATCTGGCAGCCACCCTCGCGGTGCACGCCGATGTGCAGCGGCGCGGAATCGGTGAGATGTGGGTGCTGGGCGACCTGGTGGGCAAAGGCCCGCGCCCGCGCGAGGTCCTCGACTGGACGCGCGAACATGCCGCCCGCGTCATCCAGGGCAACTGGGACGCCCGCGTCGCCGGGGCCACGCACCGCCCGCAGGACCTGTGGCCGCGTGCCCGCCTGACACCGGGGCAGCTTCAGTACCTCGCCGAGCTGCCCTACGGCATCGAGGAAGAGTTCGGCGGCAGCTGGTGGCGCTTCGTCCACGCGAGTTCGCGGGGGCTGTTTCACCGCCTTTACCCGCACAGCAGCCTGTCCGAGCAGCTCGACGCCTTTTTGCCCAATCCGGCGCTGGGCCTGCACGAACACGCCGACGCCCTGGTCTACGCCGACACGCACGAGGCGCTGCTGCTCGACGTGGAGGGGCGGCCCCTGATCAACTGCGGCAGCGTGGGCAACCCGCTCGACTCCACCCTGCCCAGTTACCTGATTCTGGAATTCTCGGACACCGGCCCCGGCTACAGCGCGTCGTTCGTCCGGCTGACCTATGACCGTGACGAGGAAATCGCCGCCGCCGAAGCGAGCGACATGCCTTTTATCCGCGAGTACGTGACCGAGCTGCTGACCGGGGCCTACCAGAAGCGCCGGGCGCGGCTGGGCGAGTAA
- a CDS encoding carbonic anhydrase, whose product MTENSDAIQTRLLELSPEDLHPEDLQRRLLQAVRRGASMEDIANLKESDVATPEAAIQALMDGNARFFGGQARRPDIGANERRAQIIGQTPYAAVLACSDSRVPVELVFDQGLGQLFVVRVAGNVVGESGLGTLEYAIRHLDVHLVMVMGHEGCGAVAAALLPEEKIAEEPEHLQSLIRRIQPSVENLPAIRDKKARMREAVINNVRQQVALLRRQTVIQEAEASGKIRVIGGYYEIGSGAVDFLVDEEDLAV is encoded by the coding sequence ATGACCGAGAACAGCGACGCCATACAGACCCGACTGCTGGAACTGTCTCCCGAGGACCTGCATCCCGAGGACCTGCAACGCCGACTGCTTCAGGCCGTGCGCCGGGGCGCGAGCATGGAAGACATCGCCAACCTCAAGGAGTCCGACGTGGCGACGCCCGAAGCGGCGATTCAGGCGCTGATGGACGGCAACGCCCGCTTCTTCGGCGGTCAGGCGCGGCGGCCCGACATCGGCGCCAACGAGCGCCGCGCCCAGATCATCGGGCAGACGCCCTACGCGGCGGTCCTGGCGTGCAGCGACAGCCGGGTGCCGGTGGAACTGGTGTTCGACCAGGGTCTGGGGCAACTGTTCGTGGTCCGGGTGGCAGGCAACGTGGTGGGCGAAAGTGGCCTGGGCACGCTGGAATACGCCATCCGGCACCTCGACGTGCATCTGGTGATGGTGATGGGGCACGAGGGCTGCGGCGCGGTGGCGGCGGCGCTGCTGCCCGAAGAGAAAATCGCCGAGGAACCCGAGCACCTCCAGTCCCTTATCCGCCGTATCCAGCCCAGTGTGGAGAACCTGCCCGCCATCCGTGACAAGAAGGCCCGGATGCGCGAGGCCGTCATCAACAACGTGCGCCAGCAAGTCGCCCTGCTGCGCCGCCAGACGGTGATTCAGGAAGCCGAGGCGTCCGGGAAAATCCGCGTCATCGGCGGCTATTACGAAATCGGCTCCGGCGCGGTGGACTTTCTGGTGGACGAGGAAGACCTAGCGGTGTAG
- the galE gene encoding UDP-glucose 4-epimerase GalE: MKLLVVGGAGYIGSHTVRQLLAAGHEVTVFDNLSSGHAQALPPEAELVRGDLLDPDSIRAALEAHRPDAIVHFAALIEVGESMRSPGRYYRNNVTGTLNLLQSMVETRKVPLVFSSTAAVYGTTDAVPIPEDAAMQPESVYGETKRMSEQMIHAFHVAHGLPYTVLRYFNVCGAAPGGDIGEAHPNKTHLIELACLTALGQREKMMIFGDDYPTPDGTCIRDYVHVQDLADAHVLAVGALCAGKTQAATYNVGLGHGFSVREVLDAVDAVVGTPLQRELAPRRAGDPPRLVADASRIVRELGFAPRFTDLREIVQTAWDWHRRHPDGFGKD, from the coding sequence ATGAAGCTTCTGGTCGTCGGCGGGGCGGGGTATATCGGTTCACACACGGTCAGGCAACTGCTCGCCGCCGGGCACGAGGTGACGGTGTTCGACAACCTGTCCAGCGGTCACGCCCAGGCGCTGCCGCCTGAAGCCGAACTCGTGCGCGGCGACCTGCTCGACCCGGACAGCATCCGCGCCGCGCTGGAGGCGCACAGGCCCGACGCCATCGTTCATTTCGCCGCGCTGATTGAAGTAGGCGAAAGCATGCGCTCGCCGGGCCGCTACTACCGCAACAACGTGACCGGCACCCTCAACCTGCTGCAGAGCATGGTCGAGACGCGCAAGGTGCCGCTGGTCTTTTCCTCCACCGCCGCCGTGTACGGCACCACCGACGCCGTGCCGATTCCCGAGGACGCCGCCATGCAGCCCGAAAGCGTGTACGGCGAAACCAAACGGATGTCCGAACAGATGATCCACGCCTTTCACGTCGCGCACGGGCTGCCCTACACCGTTCTCCGGTACTTCAACGTGTGCGGCGCGGCGCCCGGCGGCGACATCGGTGAGGCGCACCCCAACAAGACGCACCTGATCGAACTCGCCTGCCTCACCGCCCTGGGGCAGCGCGAGAAGATGATGATTTTCGGAGACGACTACCCCACCCCCGACGGCACCTGCATCCGTGACTACGTGCACGTGCAGGACCTCGCCGACGCGCACGTGCTGGCGGTGGGGGCGCTGTGCGCGGGCAAAACGCAGGCCGCCACCTACAACGTGGGGCTGGGACACGGCTTCAGCGTGCGTGAGGTGCTCGACGCGGTGGACGCCGTGGTCGGCACGCCGCTTCAGCGTGAACTCGCGCCGCGCCGCGCGGGGGACCCGCCCCGGCTGGTGGCCGACGCCTCGCGCATCGTGCGGGAACTGGGCTTCGCGCCCAGATTCACCGACCTGCGCGAAATCGTGCAGACCGCGTGGGACTGGCACCGCCGCCACCCGGACGGGTTCGGCAAGGACTGA
- a CDS encoding DUF4388 domain-containing protein: protein MLSFVLSRRMSTRLTVRKLNITLYIHEGRLEAASGYVHLGDVLVGQGVIEPDVRLPTLTPEESFGHHLLRQRRITGLQLRNALRQQAQETLLFLLPQPDLDYDLQDARPLPVPNANLEGQELLTQMLAQQPLSMRTAYQLSDVKEAVSLEPACWQLLRWINGRRTLGRVIELAALPLEAAQEAARSLLQRGLIEQTPVLGLRFIVPRRLPLDSTKHPPGGIRANLFLRHIDGQRSVWDIREKLACPPEEVIEHLTKRRNVFLASGASAKH, encoded by the coding sequence ATGCTGTCGTTCGTCCTCTCGCGCCGGATGAGTACCCGCCTGACCGTTCGGAAGCTGAATATTACGCTCTACATCCACGAGGGCCGGCTGGAGGCGGCCAGCGGCTACGTTCATCTGGGTGACGTGCTTGTCGGGCAGGGGGTCATTGAGCCGGATGTCAGGCTTCCCACCTTGACGCCCGAGGAGAGTTTCGGCCACCACCTGCTGCGTCAGCGCCGCATCACCGGGTTGCAGCTGCGCAACGCCCTGCGGCAACAGGCTCAGGAGACCCTGCTGTTTCTTCTGCCACAGCCTGACCTCGACTACGACCTGCAAGACGCGCGGCCCCTCCCCGTTCCGAACGCCAACCTCGAAGGCCAGGAACTCCTGACCCAGATGCTGGCCCAGCAGCCCCTGTCGATGCGGACGGCCTACCAGCTTTCCGACGTCAAGGAAGCCGTCTCCCTGGAACCGGCCTGCTGGCAACTGCTGCGCTGGATCAATGGGCGGCGGACCCTGGGCCGGGTCATTGAGCTGGCCGCCCTCCCTCTGGAAGCGGCGCAGGAAGCGGCGCGGTCTTTATTGCAGCGCGGCCTGATCGAGCAGACGCCGGTGCTGGGCCTGCGGTTCATCGTCCCCAGGCGCCTGCCGCTCGACAGCACCAAGCATCCTCCCGGCGGCATCCGGGCCAACCTGTTTCTCAGGCACATTGATGGGCAGCGCAGTGTCTGGGACATTCGGGAAAAGCTCGCCTGCCCACCCGAGGAGGTGATAGAGCATTTGACAAAAAGACGCAACGTCTTTTTGGCGAGCGGAGCGAGTGCAAAACACTGA
- a CDS encoding DMT family transporter, protein MSAAAPVSGRLDALSLGAILVTLVFWASAFTGIRVGLEHFTPGPLALYRFLVASVTLLIYMSVTRLPVPERRDLWHIGVLSVAGISLYHVLLNSGQQSVPAGTASLIIAAGPVITALLASRFSGEKLNALGWLGTAVSLGGVALIVLGRGQSVDFTRGALLVLAAAFFTSVYFVFQKGVLARVGSLRFTVWSLILGTVPMLVFLPALATELRAAPPSAHLALLYLGVFPSALAYMTWTFAIARVGASVTSSFLYVSPVLAILMAWALLGEVPGAVTLLGGAVALAGVLLVNTRGRPQ, encoded by the coding sequence ATGTCTGCCGCCGCTCCTGTTTCCGGTCGCCTCGACGCCCTGTCGCTGGGGGCCATTCTGGTCACCCTGGTGTTCTGGGCGTCGGCGTTTACCGGGATTCGGGTGGGGCTGGAGCACTTCACGCCCGGTCCGCTCGCGCTCTACCGCTTTCTGGTGGCGAGCGTCACCCTGCTGATCTACATGTCGGTGACCCGCCTGCCTGTTCCCGAGCGGCGCGACCTGTGGCACATCGGGGTGCTGAGCGTGGCGGGCATCTCGCTCTACCACGTGCTGCTCAACTCCGGCCAGCAGAGCGTGCCTGCCGGAACCGCCAGCCTGATCATCGCCGCCGGGCCGGTCATCACGGCGCTGCTCGCCTCGCGGTTTTCAGGCGAAAAGCTCAACGCGCTGGGCTGGCTCGGCACCGCCGTCAGCCTGGGCGGTGTGGCCCTGATCGTGCTCGGGCGGGGCCAGAGCGTGGACTTTACCCGGGGGGCGCTGCTGGTGCTCGCCGCCGCCTTTTTCACCAGTGTGTACTTCGTGTTTCAAAAAGGGGTGCTGGCGCGGGTGGGGTCGCTGCGCTTCACCGTCTGGAGCCTGATTCTGGGCACCGTGCCCATGCTGGTCTTTTTGCCCGCCTTGGCCACCGAGCTGCGGGCCGCGCCCCCGAGCGCCCACCTCGCCCTGCTCTACCTGGGCGTGTTTCCGAGTGCGCTGGCCTACATGACGTGGACGTTCGCCATCGCGCGGGTCGGAGCGAGCGTCACCTCGTCGTTTCTGTACGTGTCGCCGGTCCTCGCCATCCTGATGGCCTGGGCGCTGCTGGGAGAGGTGCCCGGCGCGGTCACGCTGCTCGGCGGCGCCGTCGCGCTCGCGGGCGTGCTGCTGGTGAACACGCGGGGGCGGCCCCAGTGA